One part of the Cyanobacterium sp. T60_A2020_053 genome encodes these proteins:
- a CDS encoding phosphate ABC transporter ATP-binding protein: MSQLNGIINVENVSIFHESTPLVVGANIEIKPNKVTGIIGRSGCGKSMLLRCLNRLNDLVEGINVSGKVYFNGQDIYGSQVNTVQLRRAVGMVFQRPTPFPTSIYENIAMGLKVNGYEGNLDEVVEDALQKVGLWHEVKNKLRKNAMMLSGGQKQRLCLARAIALQPQVILLDEPCSALDPISTLEIENLLYDLKNEYTIVMSAHDLKQIARVCDEVVYLDVQEDDMGHRVGFVVEQNSVETIFLNPTQSETLNYTRGGIANPFNN, encoded by the coding sequence ATGAGTCAGCTAAACGGTATTATTAATGTGGAGAACGTATCTATTTTTCATGAAAGTACCCCTTTGGTGGTGGGCGCTAATATTGAAATTAAACCTAACAAAGTTACAGGTATAATCGGGCGCTCTGGTTGCGGAAAAAGTATGTTATTAAGATGTTTAAATCGTCTTAATGATTTGGTAGAAGGTATCAATGTCAGTGGAAAAGTTTATTTTAATGGGCAGGATATTTATGGTAGTCAGGTTAATACGGTGCAGTTGAGGCGCGCTGTGGGTATGGTATTCCAGCGCCCGACACCGTTTCCCACATCGATTTATGAAAATATTGCCATGGGCTTAAAAGTCAACGGCTATGAGGGTAATTTAGATGAAGTGGTGGAAGATGCCTTGCAAAAAGTCGGTTTATGGCATGAAGTGAAAAACAAACTACGCAAAAACGCCATGATGCTTTCTGGAGGGCAAAAACAGCGCCTTTGTCTGGCGCGCGCCATTGCACTGCAACCGCAAGTAATACTCTTGGATGAACCTTGTAGCGCCCTTGATCCTATTTCTACCCTCGAAATTGAAAATTTACTCTATGATTTAAAGAATGAATATACTATTGTGATGAGCGCCCATGACTTGAAGCAAATTGCGCGGGTGTGTGATGAGGTGGTATATTTGGATGTGCAAGAGGATGACATGGGGCATCGTGTGGGTTTTGTGGTGGAGCAAAATTCAGTGGAAACAATCTTCCTTAATCCCACCCAAAGTGAGACTCTTAATTATACCAGAGGTGGTATTGCCAATCCTTTTAATAATTAA
- a CDS encoding ribulose-phosphate 3-epimerase — MSKKEIVISPSILSADFSRLGDEIKAVDEAGADWIHVDVMDGRFVPNITIGPLIVSAIRPYTKKPLDVHLMIVEPEKYVEDFAKAGADIISVHAEHNASPHLHRTLCQIRELGKMSGVVLNPSTPLELIEYVIDVCDLVLIMSVNPGFGGQSFIPGVVPKIRALRQMCDERGLDPWIEVDGGLKPSNTWQVLEAGANAIVAGSAVFKAPDYAEAIQGIRNSKRPQKELVTA; from the coding sequence ATGAGTAAAAAAGAAATAGTTATTTCTCCTTCTATTTTGTCGGCTGATTTCAGTCGTTTAGGGGATGAAATTAAAGCAGTTGACGAAGCTGGTGCGGATTGGATTCATGTGGATGTAATGGACGGGCGCTTTGTACCTAATATTACCATTGGACCTTTAATTGTTAGCGCCATCCGCCCTTATACTAAAAAGCCTTTAGATGTTCATTTAATGATTGTTGAACCTGAAAAATATGTAGAGGATTTCGCTAAGGCTGGAGCAGATATTATTTCTGTTCATGCTGAACATAACGCTTCTCCTCATTTACATCGTACTTTGTGCCAAATTAGAGAACTTGGTAAAATGTCTGGAGTGGTATTAAATCCTTCTACTCCTTTGGAATTGATTGAGTATGTCATCGATGTTTGCGATTTGGTGTTAATTATGAGTGTTAACCCCGGTTTTGGTGGTCAAAGTTTCATTCCGGGTGTTGTGCCTAAAATTAGAGCTTTACGTCAAATGTGTGATGAAAGAGGCTTAGACCCTTGGATTGAGGTTGATGGCGGTTTGAAACCTAGCAACACTTGGCAAGTATTGGAGGCGGGCGCTAATGCCATTGTAGCTGGTTCTGCGGTGTTTAAAGCTCCTGATTATGCGGAAGCTATCCAAGGTATCCGTAATAGTAAACGTCCTCAAAAAGAATTAGTTACTGCTTAA
- the pstA gene encoding phosphate ABC transporter permease PstA, protein MNNTELNNQTNIWGIFKKYGLEGLIVFVGFVPILITFGILFIFLTQTWAFFNVVSLVDFFTQREWTPDFTDPQYGIIVLLSGTILVTVIALVVAIPLGILAAIYLSEYASTNVRRVLKIGLESLGGIPGVVYGYFALLFFTPLLKSWFFPDLGTFNALSAGLCVGILITPIISSLTEDALANVSDDLRNSGYALGLTKFEIVSKILLPLSFPTILSSLTLATSVALGETMIVTIASGQRPSLTFNPLDQIETITSFIIRVSLGTVQFDSILFKTIFTLGFILFVVTFSLNSLSYWLQNRAEKRLFSINQSVVGDQKVTRNDAIIEDLAPIVSKYQRPSPLPKPAVDLMADIPPVRLWLNRLFGLLTLMAGVFGVVFIAVFLWDLGQMGLSRINWTFLSSFASRRAEESGILSALVGSLWLFILSLIMVIPLGVGSAVYLQEYGKNTKLDRFLKVSIANLAAIPSILYGLLGLELFVRLLRPITGGTTILSGALVLTVMILPTLIIASRTAIKSSGKKLRASGYALGMTKEQVLMRLILPSALPGILTGVLLAQARALAETAALIGVGAAASVRFLPPLSWEGLQSSYTTLPVQIFNWLKTPTEEVQQLAAAATIILVVILIIINLFSVLIREFFSRNQD, encoded by the coding sequence ATGAATAATACAGAATTAAACAACCAAACTAACATTTGGGGAATATTCAAGAAATACGGTTTGGAAGGGTTAATTGTTTTTGTGGGTTTTGTCCCCATTTTAATCACTTTCGGTATTTTATTTATTTTCCTCACTCAAACTTGGGCATTTTTTAATGTAGTTTCTTTGGTGGATTTTTTCACCCAGAGGGAATGGACGCCTGATTTTACTGATCCCCAATATGGCATTATTGTCTTACTATCAGGAACTATTTTAGTGACCGTTATCGCCTTAGTTGTTGCCATACCTTTAGGCATTTTGGCGGCGATTTATCTTTCTGAATACGCATCCACTAATGTGAGGCGAGTTTTAAAAATTGGGTTAGAATCTTTGGGCGGTATTCCGGGAGTTGTCTATGGTTATTTTGCTTTATTATTTTTCACTCCTTTGTTAAAAAGTTGGTTTTTTCCTGATTTGGGTACTTTTAATGCGCTGAGTGCTGGGCTTTGCGTAGGCATTTTGATTACGCCAATTATTTCTTCTTTAACGGAAGATGCTTTAGCTAATGTTTCTGATGACTTGCGCAATTCTGGTTACGCTTTGGGGCTAACTAAGTTTGAAATTGTCAGCAAAATTTTGCTACCTTTGTCATTCCCGACAATTCTTTCTTCTCTCACTTTAGCCACTTCCGTGGCGCTGGGGGAAACTATGATTGTAACCATTGCATCTGGACAAAGGCCAAGTTTGACCTTTAATCCTTTAGATCAAATTGAAACTATTACTTCTTTTATTATTAGAGTTAGTTTGGGTACGGTGCAGTTTGATTCTATTTTGTTTAAAACAATTTTTACTTTAGGTTTTATTTTATTTGTAGTTACTTTTAGTTTGAATAGTCTTAGTTATTGGTTGCAAAATCGTGCGGAGAAGAGGTTATTTTCTATTAATCAAAGTGTTGTCGGGGATCAGAAAGTAACGAGGAATGATGCTATTATTGAAGACTTAGCGCCCATCGTTAGTAAATACCAGCGCCCTTCACCATTACCAAAACCAGCAGTTGATTTAATGGCGGATATTCCCCCAGTCAGATTATGGCTGAATCGTCTATTTGGGTTACTAACTTTAATGGCTGGGGTGTTTGGGGTGGTGTTTATTGCCGTGTTTCTCTGGGATTTGGGACAAATGGGATTAAGTAGAATTAACTGGACTTTTTTAAGTAGTTTTGCGTCTCGCCGTGCGGAGGAGTCTGGTATTTTGAGTGCGCTGGTGGGTAGTTTATGGCTATTCATCCTCAGTTTAATTATGGTGATTCCTTTGGGGGTTGGTAGTGCGGTATATTTACAGGAATACGGTAAAAATACTAAATTAGATCGTTTTTTGAAAGTTAGTATTGCTAATTTGGCGGCAATTCCTTCCATCCTTTACGGTTTGTTAGGATTAGAATTATTTGTACGCCTTTTGCGTCCTATCACGGGAGGAACAACTATACTATCAGGGGCGCTGGTGTTAACGGTGATGATTTTACCGACTCTCATCATTGCCAGTCGCACTGCCATCAAAAGTAGTGGTAAAAAATTACGCGCCAGTGGTTATGCTTTGGGTATGACGAAAGAGCAAGTTTTGATGCGTTTGATTTTACCTTCTGCTTTACCCGGTATCCTCACGGGAGTGTTATTGGCACAGGCAAGGGCGCTGGCGGAAACGGCAGCGCTGATTGGGGTGGGTGCCGCTGCCTCCGTGCGTTTTTTACCGCCTTTGTCATGGGAAGGCTTACAAAGTAGTTATACGACTTTACCAGTACAAATTTTTAACTGGTTGAAGACTCCCACCGAAGAAGTGCAACAGTTAGCGGCGGCGGCGACGATTATTTTGGTAGTTATCTTAATCATTATCAATTTATTTTCTGTTTTAATCAGAGAATTTTTCAGTCGTAATCAGGATTAA
- a CDS encoding phosphoribosyltransferase — MNTKNFQCYSWQEYWSYCHDITRQILVAGNTYQQVIAITRGGFYLGDYISRHLQIPLAVIAVKSYGDENHQQHDIRIGALSFVEKPQGHILLVDDLVDTGVTLQMVRDQLITDFFVTVETAVIWHKNHSKFVPDFFYCNTSADDWIIQPFEVH, encoded by the coding sequence ATGAATACGAAAAATTTTCAATGCTATAGTTGGCAAGAGTATTGGAGTTACTGCCATGACATTACTAGGCAAATTTTAGTGGCTGGTAATACTTATCAGCAGGTAATCGCTATTACTAGAGGAGGATTTTATTTGGGTGATTACATTTCTCGCCATTTACAAATACCTTTAGCCGTAATTGCGGTTAAAAGTTACGGTGATGAGAACCACCAACAACATGATATAAGGATAGGGGCGCTGTCTTTTGTCGAAAAACCCCAAGGACATATTTTATTAGTGGATGATTTGGTAGATACTGGGGTAACGCTTCAAATGGTGCGAGATCAGTTAATTACTGATTTTTTTGTTACTGTAGAAACTGCGGTAATTTGGCACAAGAATCATAGTAAATTTGTTCCTGATTTTTTTTACTGTAATACTTCTGCTGATGATTGGATTATTCAACCTTTTGAAGTACATTGA
- a CDS encoding HAMP domain-containing histidine kinase, producing MFQATRRRLALYYTIVTAVLLIIFAVGIYSYVYKTLIDRIDDTLKHVMEIVEPSLVIEEVSLAEGKYQINLDASFRQHPNTINKVEDDHIDLEWFDANGELEWQTLENPLPIPLSFHSGGKTIRISSDYLLRQVTKRIEIGRYVLGYLRVSHPLFDVVKPIRELVIDLSIAVIFLISSVGAMGWFLSGLAMEPVKESYQSLKQFTADASHELRNPIATIKTNVQTLLNYPDIDQKTQTKQLEIIDRLTARLTNLVNDLLFLARADSRINSPEFELIPLDSLLLEVVEEQKIIAQQKSINLQLNIIESNISLGPEDEKNQEILYNLEGDWQQLNRLFSNLISNSLIHGFPNDSNFIKKLIKVNLETIKKQQKSYYQIEISDNGIGIKSEILPYIFDRFYRGDSARHRNTNTSTGLGMAIVQAIVENHHGTIKVESQPSQGTKIIIILPIPKNENY from the coding sequence ATGTTTCAAGCCACCCGCCGAAGACTAGCTTTATACTACACAATCGTTACAGCCGTATTGTTGATAATTTTTGCAGTGGGCATCTATAGCTATGTGTATAAAACGTTGATTGATCGTATTGATGATACCCTCAAACACGTTATGGAAATAGTTGAACCTTCTTTGGTGATTGAAGAAGTGAGTTTAGCAGAAGGAAAATATCAAATTAATCTCGATGCTAGTTTTCGACAACATCCTAATACTATCAATAAAGTAGAAGATGACCACATCGATTTAGAGTGGTTTGATGCAAATGGTGAGTTAGAGTGGCAAACCCTCGAAAATCCTCTCCCCATACCCCTTTCCTTTCACTCCGGAGGGAAAACTATTCGTATTTCTAGCGATTACCTCTTGCGCCAAGTTACCAAACGTATCGAAATCGGGCGCTATGTTTTAGGTTATTTGCGTGTATCTCATCCTCTTTTTGACGTAGTTAAGCCCATCCGTGAATTAGTCATTGATCTTAGTATAGCCGTTATTTTTTTGATTAGTTCGGTGGGCGCTATGGGTTGGTTTTTATCGGGTTTAGCCATGGAACCAGTTAAAGAGTCTTATCAAAGTTTAAAACAATTTACTGCCGATGCTTCCCATGAATTGCGCAATCCTATTGCCACTATCAAAACTAATGTTCAAACTCTGTTAAATTATCCTGATATTGATCAAAAAACCCAAACTAAACAATTAGAAATTATCGATCGTTTAACCGCTAGATTAACTAATTTAGTCAATGATTTGTTGTTTTTGGCGCGCGCCGATAGCCGAATTAATTCCCCTGAATTTGAATTAATTCCCCTTGATTCTCTTTTGTTGGAAGTGGTAGAAGAACAAAAAATTATTGCTCAACAAAAATCAATCAATCTGCAATTAAATATTATTGAAAGTAATATTTCTTTAGGACCTGAAGATGAAAAAAATCAAGAAATTTTGTATAACTTAGAAGGAGATTGGCAACAATTAAATAGACTTTTTAGTAATTTAATTAGTAATAGTTTAATTCATGGGTTTCCTAACGATTCAAATTTTATAAAAAAACTGATTAAAGTTAATTTAGAAACTATTAAAAAACAGCAAAAAAGTTACTATCAAATAGAAATAAGTGATAACGGCATTGGTATTAAATCAGAAATTTTACCTTATATTTTCGACCGTTTTTATCGAGGAGACAGCGCCCGTCACCGCAACACGAATACTAGCACAGGATTAGGCATGGCTATTGTTCAGGCTATCGTGGAAAATCATCACGGTACCATAAAAGTAGAAAGTCAACCATCACAAGGTACAAAAATAATCATCATTTTACCTATACCTAAAAACGAAAATTATTGA
- a CDS encoding metal ABC transporter permease: protein MINFFIEPLSFGFIRNALIMIVLLGILCSITGSFLIVQKMGFLGEVIAHAVLPGLAIAFFVGIDIFIGAFISGMFSSLIIAWIQANSRVKVDVAMSLVFSGFFALGILLISLLRSNIDLHKFLFGDILGVTGFDLWRTFFIAVIIIIFTKLFYPYLLFYTFNPLGARAVGLPVTLINLGLVSAITLTIIASMQGVGVVLVVSLLVGPSITAYLLVKELHQMMILGSIFGSVGGALGIYLSYHWNVPSGATIVLVITIQFLLAFLFSPSQGVLTGLWAKSWQ from the coding sequence ATGATTAATTTTTTTATTGAACCTTTATCATTTGGTTTTATTCGTAATGCTTTAATAATGATAGTTTTATTGGGCATTCTCTGTTCTATTACAGGTAGTTTTTTAATCGTACAAAAAATGGGTTTTCTGGGTGAAGTGATTGCCCATGCTGTGTTACCGGGTTTAGCTATTGCTTTTTTTGTGGGCATTGATATTTTTATTGGGGCTTTTATTTCGGGAATGTTTAGCAGTTTAATTATTGCTTGGATTCAAGCCAATTCCAGAGTTAAAGTTGATGTGGCTATGTCTTTAGTTTTTTCTGGTTTCTTTGCCTTGGGTATTTTATTAATTAGTTTATTGAGAAGTAATATTGATTTACACAAATTTTTATTTGGTGATATTTTAGGTGTAACGGGTTTTGATTTATGGCGTACTTTTTTTATTGCTGTAATTATCATTATTTTTACTAAATTATTTTATCCTTATTTACTTTTTTATACTTTTAATCCTCTCGGCGCCCGTGCCGTAGGTTTACCGGTAACATTAATTAATTTAGGCTTAGTATCAGCCATTACTTTAACGATTATTGCCAGTATGCAAGGGGTCGGAGTGGTTTTAGTGGTATCTTTATTAGTAGGTCCTAGTATTACTGCTTATTTATTGGTAAAGGAATTACATCAAATGATGATTCTTGGCAGTATTTTTGGCTCGGTGGGAGGGGCGCTGGGTATTTACTTGAGTTACCATTGGAATGTACCTTCGGGCGCTACTATTGTTTTAGTGATAACAATACAATTTTTATTAGCTTTTTTATTTAGTCCTAGTCAAGGTGTTTTAACAGGATTATGGGCTAAATCTTGGCAATAA
- a CDS encoding DUF4230 domain-containing protein, with amino-acid sequence MNSSKITPYSPDNKIFPFLKKSALTAVLGVGVVSLWHMGNNLMQSWQNLFPRIENQVDVSSVIVQKIQGVSELTTTIFTMDAVVPTSSERKIMGEMVIGKTNLLYLARGEVKAGLDLSQISPSDITVSENTIKVKLPAPLILDSKIDVNQSQVYEYNRGFLSLGPDVAPTLYSQAQQESLLKVQETACQQGILTQANQRAEITVKALLEGAGYDNIEVETTKPKMCQ; translated from the coding sequence ATGAATAGCTCAAAAATTACTCCATATTCTCCAGATAATAAAATATTTCCTTTTCTTAAAAAAAGCGCCCTCACCGCAGTTTTAGGCGTTGGTGTTGTTAGTTTATGGCACATGGGCAATAATTTAATGCAAAGTTGGCAAAATCTTTTTCCTAGAATAGAAAATCAAGTGGATGTTTCCAGCGTCATTGTGCAGAAAATTCAGGGCGTGAGTGAATTAACTACTACTATATTTACCATGGATGCGGTTGTGCCGACTTCTTCAGAGCGTAAAATAATGGGAGAAATGGTAATTGGTAAAACCAATTTGCTTTATTTGGCAAGGGGTGAAGTCAAAGCTGGATTAGATTTGAGTCAAATTAGCCCCAGTGATATTACTGTTAGTGAAAATACCATTAAGGTTAAACTACCGGCGCCCCTCATCCTCGACTCAAAAATTGACGTTAATCAATCACAAGTCTATGAATATAATCGAGGTTTTCTCAGTTTAGGTCCTGATGTTGCCCCCACATTATACAGTCAAGCGCAACAAGAAAGCCTTTTAAAAGTACAAGAAACAGCTTGTCAACAGGGGATTTTAACCCAAGCTAATCAACGCGCTGAAATTACCGTTAAAGCATTGTTGGAGGGCGCTGGTTATGACAATATTGAAGTAGAAACCACCAAGCCTAAAATGTGTCAATAA
- a CDS encoding sigma-70 family RNA polymerase sigma factor: protein MSKFYFHPENYTASSTQEFSPSPPKYESQTVSFAEKIPENNPYARDSVRLYLRDIGRIPLLTKQEEIELARKIHNAKQLIQLREKQTSALHPYISALQVYESLPQNIPATLRLKKWSKQLNLTPLQLEKVLQTGKETWANLANITVTELEKILTQAKQAKQQMINANLRLVVSIAKKYQNRGLDLLDLIQEGSLGLEKAVEKFDYTKGYHFSTYAYWWIRQGMTRAIATQSRSIRIPIHITERLNLLKKTQRNLSQSLGRNPQAEELALAMKMTTADLRTFLSQIPRSISLETKVGDDFNTELIELIETNSATPEENLMMVAMGRDLRHLLASLNDREAQIIRLRYGFEDGKSHSLSDTAKIMDLSRERVRQIQARALSKLQEPNNRRQLQDYLELIG from the coding sequence ATGTCAAAATTCTATTTTCATCCTGAAAATTACACCGCCTCCTCAACTCAAGAGTTTTCTCCTTCCCCTCCTAAATACGAATCTCAAACGGTGAGTTTTGCCGAGAAGATACCAGAAAATAATCCCTACGCTAGAGATTCGGTTCGGCTTTACTTACGAGACATTGGTAGAATACCGTTACTCACAAAACAAGAAGAAATAGAGTTAGCCCGAAAAATTCACAACGCCAAACAGCTAATACAACTGAGAGAAAAACAAACCAGCGCCCTCCACCCCTACATCAGCGCCTTGCAAGTTTATGAATCTCTCCCCCAAAATATTCCTGCCACCCTACGGCTGAAAAAATGGTCAAAGCAACTTAATCTCACACCGCTTCAATTAGAGAAAGTATTGCAAACCGGCAAAGAAACATGGGCAAACCTCGCTAATATCACCGTCACTGAATTAGAGAAGATTTTAACCCAAGCCAAACAGGCAAAACAACAAATGATTAACGCTAATCTGCGTTTAGTGGTATCCATTGCCAAAAAATATCAAAATCGGGGCTTAGATTTACTCGACTTAATTCAAGAAGGCAGTCTTGGTTTAGAAAAAGCAGTGGAAAAATTTGACTATACCAAAGGTTATCACTTTAGCACCTATGCTTATTGGTGGATTCGTCAAGGGATGACAAGGGCAATTGCTACCCAAAGTCGCTCTATTCGTATTCCCATTCATATCACGGAAAGATTAAATTTACTCAAAAAAACCCAGAGAAACCTCTCTCAATCCCTCGGGAGAAATCCCCAAGCGGAAGAGTTGGCGCTAGCCATGAAGATGACAACGGCAGATTTAAGGACTTTTCTCAGTCAAATTCCTCGCTCTATTTCCCTAGAAACTAAAGTAGGCGATGATTTTAACACCGAGTTAATCGAATTGATTGAAACCAATTCGGCTACCCCCGAAGAAAATTTGATGATGGTAGCAATGGGGCGTGACTTGCGCCATCTACTAGCTAGTTTAAATGATCGGGAAGCGCAAATTATCCGTTTACGCTACGGTTTTGAGGATGGCAAAAGTCACTCTCTCAGTGATACTGCAAAAATCATGGACTTGTCTAGGGAAAGGGTGCGCCAAATACAGGCACGGGCGCTGTCTAAGTTACAAGAGCCTAATAACCGCCGTCAATTACAAGATTATTTGGAATTAATTGGGTAA
- a CDS encoding YeeE/YedE family protein → MKIKFNLMALFSGLLFGLGLSISQMVDRNRVIGFLDVTGNWDPSLIFVLGGAVGVTVISFRFILPLKEPLFAHKFYLPTRNDIDLPLILGAGIFGIGWGLSGYCPGPAVTSLVQMNLNPFVFLGAFVVGSFAFKIYSDKKNQCTSKG, encoded by the coding sequence ATGAAAATTAAATTTAATCTAATGGCTTTGTTTAGTGGTTTATTATTTGGTTTGGGTTTATCTATTTCTCAGATGGTGGATCGAAATAGGGTAATTGGTTTTTTAGACGTAACTGGAAATTGGGACCCATCTCTTATTTTTGTGTTGGGGGGCGCTGTAGGGGTGACAGTAATAAGTTTTCGCTTTATTTTACCGCTTAAAGAACCTCTTTTCGCTCATAAGTTTTATTTACCCACCAGAAATGATATTGATTTACCGTTGATTCTTGGGGCAGGAATTTTCGGCATTGGTTGGGGTTTATCTGGTTATTGTCCAGGTCCTGCAGTTACTTCTTTAGTGCAAATGAATCTTAATCCTTTTGTTTTCTTAGGAGCTTTTGTCGTGGGTTCTTTTGCTTTTAAAATCTATAGTGATAAAAAGAATCAATGTACTTCAAAAGGTTGA
- a CDS encoding pre-16S rRNA-processing nuclease YqgF: MLIGFDPGRDKCGIAVITKDKQILYRKVIESANALIEIKVLMGKYHPEALIMGNQTTSKQWQEELRDNINLSVFLVDERNSTVEARERYWHYNPPQGLQRLVPKPLRVPPAPVDDIVAIILVERHLQNS; this comes from the coding sequence ATGCTAATTGGTTTTGATCCCGGACGAGATAAATGTGGCATCGCCGTTATTACCAAAGATAAGCAAATTCTATATAGAAAAGTAATAGAATCTGCTAATGCTTTGATAGAAATTAAGGTATTAATGGGTAAATATCACCCTGAAGCTCTAATTATGGGAAATCAGACCACATCTAAACAGTGGCAAGAAGAGCTAAGAGATAATATAAACTTATCAGTTTTTTTAGTAGATGAACGTAATAGCACAGTGGAAGCAAGGGAGAGATATTGGCACTATAATCCGCCCCAAGGATTACAAAGATTAGTACCCAAGCCATTAAGAGTACCCCCAGCGCCCGTCGATGACATTGTAGCGATTATTCTTGTGGAAAGGCACCTACAAAATAGTTAA
- a CDS encoding DUF3386 domain-containing protein: MTQTQTLTAEDLFRSAYENRYTWDAQFPGYSCDVTMTTPEGSYSAHATIDSELKFEVTGVEDDSAKKAITQQLWEITIHRVNHSFAKSHGDNTFSFGDSKDGEVEIVVGGASAGNRYKVKDKHVTFVYRRMGAGIVSIDTYGFLDTEKGYLSTGYDSIYLDAETLQPKGGKTVFEDTFTEIGGYYILTNRKITKNENGTTSTTEFDFSNVTL, translated from the coding sequence ATGACACAAACTCAAACATTAACAGCAGAAGATTTGTTTCGCAGTGCCTACGAAAACCGTTATACATGGGATGCACAATTTCCGGGTTATAGTTGTGACGTTACCATGACAACCCCAGAAGGTAGTTATAGCGCCCATGCCACCATCGATAGTGAGTTGAAATTTGAAGTCACCGGGGTAGAAGATGACAGCGCCAAAAAAGCGATTACTCAACAGCTATGGGAAATCACTATCCACCGAGTTAACCATAGTTTTGCCAAAAGTCATGGTGACAATACCTTTAGTTTTGGTGACAGCAAAGATGGAGAAGTAGAAATTGTAGTGGGGGGCGCTTCTGCCGGTAATCGCTATAAAGTAAAAGATAAACACGTTACCTTTGTGTATCGGCGCATGGGCGCTGGAATTGTTTCCATTGATACCTATGGCTTTTTAGACACCGAAAAAGGCTATCTTTCCACTGGCTATGACTCCATTTATTTAGATGCTGAAACCCTACAACCAAAAGGAGGAAAAACCGTTTTTGAGGATACCTTTACCGAAATCGGTGGTTACTATATTCTTACCAACCGTAAAATTACCAAAAATGAAAACGGCACAACTTCAACAACTGAGTTCGATTTTAGTAATGTAACTCTCTAG
- a CDS encoding universal stress protein produces MLKKILYADSGNGHTQEMLKILQDIPAFQNTNLTILHVVSPQTSADALAAKWEEGGKILAEVIENVNIDPAKVSTILRQGDPKDTVCQVAQEIDADLILMGSRGLKRLESFLENSVSQYVFQLSDRPMLLVKDDIYIRRIKRVMLALDKSEAADYALDLTLNILKDYREAKLYLARVNPDLDAKVELTTTEMEQNPILAPALLKAKKFGIDTTCIVKGGKPGKTLCQIAEEKDIDLLLLGSPDRRPSIAKSLVDLDRLLGSSLSDYIRVNANCPVLLVRK; encoded by the coding sequence ATGTTAAAGAAAATTTTATACGCCGACTCAGGAAATGGTCATACCCAAGAAATGTTAAAAATATTACAGGATATTCCCGCATTTCAAAATACCAATCTGACTATTTTACACGTTGTCTCTCCCCAAACTTCCGCCGATGCTTTAGCGGCTAAATGGGAAGAAGGGGGAAAAATATTGGCAGAAGTGATTGAAAATGTCAATATCGATCCTGCGAAGGTATCCACCATTTTAAGACAAGGTGATCCTAAAGATACCGTCTGTCAGGTTGCCCAAGAAATCGACGCTGATTTAATCTTAATGGGTTCAAGAGGCTTAAAACGTCTTGAATCTTTTCTTGAAAATTCGGTTAGTCAATATGTCTTTCAGTTAAGCGATCGCCCCATGTTGCTAGTCAAAGATGATATTTATATTCGCCGTATCAAAAGAGTGATGTTAGCTTTAGATAAATCAGAGGCGGCGGATTATGCCCTTGATTTAACCCTTAATATTTTGAAAGATTATCGAGAAGCCAAATTATATTTAGCCAGAGTTAACCCGGACTTAGATGCTAAAGTAGAACTCACCACCACAGAAATGGAACAAAATCCTATCCTTGCCCCGGCGCTATTAAAAGCGAAAAAATTTGGTATTGATACCACTTGCATTGTCAAGGGAGGTAAGCCGGGTAAAACTCTTTGTCAAATTGCGGAAGAAAAGGATATTGATTTATTATTATTAGGGTCGCCAGATCGTCGTCCTTCTATTGCGAAAAGTTTAGTGGACTTAGACCGATTGTTGGGAAGTTCCCTTTCTGATTATATTCGAGTTAATGCTAATTGTCCTGTGTTGCTCGTGCGCAAGTAA